TCTTAACTTTATCTCTAACTCCATCTAATAGACTATTCAATTGCTCAAATTTAAGCGTTCTACTTGATGCTTCATTTCCATCTTCCTCATCAAAGGTTATAAACTGTGCTAAATTTGGCAGATAAGTATCTTCTTCTGTCTCTATAAATATAGCGAACTCATTTTCGCAGCCTGCTTTTGCATTGGTATTAAGTGCAGTTGCCCCTATAAGTGCGGCCTCTTTAAATTTTTTGTAATCTTCCTCCGTATATCCTTCCGTAGCATCCATTTCTACATAATTGTTATAGGATATAGGATTTATATAAAATGGATATAAATAGTGTGCTTCGTCAGTAGTAATTTTTGTACCAAGAGTACTTTGATTTGCTTCTTTTGCTTCATCCCCTTTTTTAGGTTTTTTGTCACTTCTAAAAGGTGAGAGTATCTGCTGTTCTTCTGGAAATGCTTTTTTATAAATGTTAAATCCCTGTCCAATTTGCACTGCACCTATTAGTGATATATTGTTTCCTTCTTCCGCAAAAGTAGC
This genomic window from Clostridium pasteurianum DSM 525 = ATCC 6013 contains:
- a CDS encoding type I CRISPR-associated protein Cas7, whose amino-acid sequence is MNRVYGVIGIKAIMANWNADFSGYPKTTNDGSIFGSDKALKYSIKKYWEDRGERILYMKSYKVDKDKMRPRSLEERYNQLFNTTLKNEDSTTVIKNLFSATDVKAFGATFAEEGNNISLIGAVQIGQGFNIYKKAFPEEQQILSPFRSDKKPKKGDEAKEANQSTLGTKITTDEAHYLYPFYINPISYNNYVEMDATEGYTEEDYKKFKEAALIGATALNTNAKAGCENEFAIFIETEEDTYLPNLAQFITFDEEDGNEASSRTLKFEQLNSLLDGVRDKVKNIEIYYNNYSLNIKGDTLEGARKFNIFTRKEL